CCTGCTGCGAAGACGCGGAGCGACGTCCGACGGAAATTCCGGCGGCGCGACGGCCGGTTTCATCCGTCTTGGCATCACGCGTGACGCGATCCCGCAGGACGGAACTCCCGTTGCCGTGACCGTGATTACCGACCTGGACGACGCCTGGAACCGTTTTCGGAACGTACCCGTCGGCAGTGTCTGGGTCCGGAAGAATCCTGACGCCGAAATTATTGTGCTGAATTCGATTTGCCCGCATCTGGGCTGTTCGGTCGACTATCGCCGCAGCAACGGCGATTTCTTCTGCCCGTGCCACACCAGTTCGTTTGCTCCGGACGGCACCCGGACGAACGAAATTCCGCCGCGAAACATGGATTCGCTGGAGGTTCTGATCGCAAAAGACGGCGAACCGAATCCGGAAGGCAATGAGATCTGGATCCGGTTTCAGAACTTTCGGCGTGCCACGAAAGAGAAGATTCCGGTGTGATGGCACGGACGGAGCCGGATGATTCTGACGGAACTCAATTCACCGGACCGGCGCGCCGTTCCGTTCGCGGAGTTCCCGTCGGTTCGGTGACTCGTGTCGCGGCACTCCCGGTTTGACAAACGCCGGCCGATTCGATTATTCCGTCCGGCGACCAGATAGAAACCTGCTGACTCATGAATTCGCTGATCCAATGGCTGGATGATCGCACGGGCATCAGAGGGCTGATGCACGAAGCTCTTTTCGAACGTGTTCCCGGCGGCGCGCGATGGCGATACGTCTGGGGCAGCACGCTGGTGTTCACGTTCGTGCTGCAGATCGTGACGGGGCTGATGCTGTGGACCGCGTACAGCCCCAGCACTCGAACGGCGTGGAAAGCGTCTACTACATTCAGCACGAAATGACGCTGGGCTACGTGATCCGCGGCATCCATCACTATGCCGCGTCGGCGATGGTCGTGCTGATGGGCATTCATCTGATTCAGGTCGTGATTGACGGAGCCTACAAAGCGCCTCGCGAAGTCAATTTCTGGCTGGGAATCGTGCTGCTGCAGATTGTTCTGGGCTTGTCTCTGACAGGCTATCTGCTTCCGTGGGACCAGAAGGGCTACTACGCAACTCAGGTGACGACAAACATCATGAGCGCGACTCCGCTTGTCGGCGGCGAAGTGCAGCAGCTAGCTCAGGGCGGCAGTCAGTACGGCCATCTGACGCTGACGCGCTTTTTCGCGATGCACGCAGGAGTGCTGCCCATGCTGCTGGTCGGATTCCTGGCGCTGCACATCTATGTCTTCCGGCGGCATGGCCTGACAGCTTGCGACACAAAGCGGGGCGCGGACGCCATGTTCTGGCCCGATCAGGTGTTGAAGGATGCGGTGGCGTGTCTGGCCGTGCTGGCGGTGGTCCTGCTGGCGGCCGTCTTCAAGGGAGCCGAATTGAATGCTCCCGCCGACCCGGCCGTCAAGTTCGACGCCGCGCGGCCGGAATGGTACTTCCTGTTTCTGTTTCGCCTGCTGCGATTCGAAGTGATTGACGAATTGGGCACGACGGTGGGAGCCATCGTGATTCCCGGAATCATCATGGGCATCATCGCCGTGATGCCGCTGACCGCCAGGTTTCTTGGCGAAGCCGGTCATAAGCTGAACAAGGCTTTCATCTGGCTGCTGACCGCGGGGATTCTGGTGCTGACCGTGATGGCGATCGTCGAAGATAATGCCAACGTGGGCCATCAGGCAGCGATCGCCGAAGCTCACCGGGACGCCGCTCGGGCACTGGAACTTGCGTCCGGCCCGGATCGGATTCCCGTCGATGGAGCGGTCTCTTTGCTGCGACGAGATCCGTTCACTCGCGGACCGCGCCTGTTCGCTCAGCATTGCTCGGCCTGTCATCGCTACAACGGGCACGACGGACGCGGAATGCTGGTCATGGAAAATCAACAGGTGGCTCCGCCCACAGCCGCTGATCTGGGAAATTTCGCCAGCCGCGAATGGATGAAAAACGTCGTCGTCGATTTTCCGGGACACTTCGCCGCGCTAAAGAATGCCACGTGGTACCGGGACGCAAAGGATGCCGAAGCGAAGGGCGAAGAAGTCGCCTACATCGATCCGGACACGTCGGTTATGGCTGACTGGTCGGACAACACCGCGGCACTAAAGTCAGCCGAAAACGCCCAGGACCTGGACGCTCTGGCGGAATTCCTGATTTCCGAAGCCGGACATGCCGGGATCGATGTCGACGAAACCAGGGCCGCGCGAGGCCGCGAATTGGCGATCGATGGTGCCTGGCAGGGAACTCTGGATGGCGCGTCGTGCCTGAACTGTCACACGTCCATCGGCAATGATTTCTCGCCGATTTCTGATGAGGACGCCGATGATGCTCCGACGCTGGCGAAGTACGGTTCGCAGGCATGGCTGAAGGATTTCATTCGCCACCCAAACGCCGCTCGCCACTACGGCGCGAGGAACCGTATGAAGGCGTACAGCCCGGAACAGTTGTCCGATGAAGACCTGAACCTGCTTGTCCGCTGGATGACGGGAGACTACCTGCCGACGAAAGTTGACGACTATCCGTCCGCCGTCACTGGCGCCGCCGAGGAATAGCACTGCCCGGCAGGCGTCCGGTTTTTTCGTCCGTCCCGGACCGGATCTGAGGAACGATTCACCGTGGCAGGCGACGCGCTGGTGTGCTTTGTGCTTTGTCGACACCGAATCGATGAGTTGTGTGGCACTGGCTGTGACAGTGCTTTCCGCAGCGCTGAACCACTGGAACAGCCAGTGCCACACGTCAAGACACGTCGGCCAGGGCAGTCGGCGCTGCCGTGTCAGCGGACACTCTCAGCGGACACCCTCAGCGGAAAGCAGTGCCGCTTCGTCCAGCCGGCCGGACTGTTGCAGATGGGAAATGGCTTCAGCAAGCGACTTCTGCGTCAGGTCTGGATCGACGGGCGACATCAGCGGCATCCACAGAAAGGCACGCGAAGCGTCATCGTGGTTGTGCAGCGCCGCGAGCGCCTTTCCCAGCAAATACTGTGGTCCCGGCCGAAGTTCCGTCGGCAGGACATTGATCCGTCGCTGAAATCCTCTCACGTCAGCCACGCCGGATCGTGACAGATCCCGCAGCCGAAGCCGCCACAACTGAGTTTCGGCCAGATCGCTGATTCCTCCGCTGCGGTGGCGCTTCAGATCCTCCAGCACCTTTTCGGCCAGGGCGCTGTGCTGCTCGTTGTCCAGAAACACGGAACCTGCGGCCAGTCGCTCGACGGCGGAGTCGCTGGTCAGCCAGGCCGCGTCGACCGACAACCGCTGATCCGGGGAAAGCCGTTCTTCCCAGACCAGCGGCAGCAAACCCAGGTGGCGAGTCTTCGGGTCTTCGTCGAAAATGACACGAATCTGTTCGACGGCGTCGCGGCGCTGCCTGAGCCGGATGGAATTGCGAGCCAGCGCGGCCCGGATTTCGCGTCGTACCCACGGCTGCTGTTCGGATTTCAGAGCCGTCGTCAGAATCTTCGAAGCCGAAGCATGGTCGCCCTGCTGCATCAGCCGCAGACCGGCCTCAAAGTCAGCACTCTTCGCGAACTCAATCCGCATGACGTCGGGAATCCGCAGAACCTGAATCGCTCCGTCCCGGTTACTGCGAAACGTCAGACGATTGCCTTCCAGGTCCTCAACGCGGCCGGTCAGTAACGTTTCGCGACCGGATTCGTCGTCCACGACGACAACACGATCGCCTGAGTCGAACGGCAGAATGGAATCGTCGTCCGCTGGCTGAGCGATGGCGGCCGAAGTCGCTGCGATCAATACGACCGCCGACAGCAGGATCGCCGCTAATCGGCAAGACGCCGCCACGCGGTGACGGAGATCACGTCGCCCGTGGCTTCCTGAGTGATCGTGGTTGTCCATTGCATGACGCCGAATGTCAGTTCCGCACAGTACAGCACATCACACCGCTGCCAGCATCGGCCGAATTGCGGATGATCGAAGGCAACGCGCGACGCGGCCCGGTCACATTCCAGAGCGATTGCCGCCTCGTCAAACGGTCGCTGGTACTTCTTTCCGCCCGCATTATACGGGCGAGCCGCCGGCATTCCTCGCAGCAGCGTCAGAATCCAGTCGTCGGCGGGCTCGACCTGAGCCGACGTCAGCCGCGCTTCGGTGTTGGTGGCCGGATCGCGAACCTGTCGCAGCCAGTCGGCGATGTCGCTGCCGGATTCAAACGGCTGAATCAGAATCACCAGCACGTGTTCCGGCGACGTCTTCGCGGAACGATCCGGGTCCGTCGCCGGGGAACGCTGTTCGCGTGATCCGTCCGACAGGTTAAGGCGAACCGCCACGGCAGGGTGATCGTCGACGCTGACCGGACCGATCGTCGTCAGCGTCAGTGTCTGTGTTGCCGCACCATTCGCGCTGCTCCACGACGCGCGGCGACCCGGGCCGTCCGGGACCGATGAGATCACCGAATACCTCGG
The Planctomycetaceae bacterium genome window above contains:
- a CDS encoding Rieske (2Fe-2S) protein — protein: MSDNDSDPQEPPHGFEPPPTRRKLLEVVTAGLSFLLMAVPASLGGLFFLDPLLRRRGATSDGNSGGATAGFIRLGITRDAIPQDGTPVAVTVITDLDDAWNRFRNVPVGSVWVRKNPDAEIIVLNSICPHLGCSVDYRRSNGDFFCPCHTSSFAPDGTRTNEIPPRNMDSLEVLIAKDGEPNPEGNEIWIRFQNFRRATKEKIPV
- a CDS encoding cytochrome b N-terminal domain-containing protein; amino-acid sequence: MESVYYIQHEMTLGYVIRGIHHYAASAMVVLMGIHLIQVVIDGAYKAPREVNFWLGIVLLQIVLGLSLTGYLLPWDQKGYYATQVTTNIMSATPLVGGEVQQLAQGGSQYGHLTLTRFFAMHAGVLPMLLVGFLALHIYVFRRHGLTACDTKRGADAMFWPDQVLKDAVACLAVLAVVLLAAVFKGAELNAPADPAVKFDAARPEWYFLFLFRLLRFEVIDELGTTVGAIVIPGIIMGIIAVMPLTARFLGEAGHKLNKAFIWLLTAGILVLTVMAIVEDNANVGHQAAIAEAHRDAARALELASGPDRIPVDGAVSLLRRDPFTRGPRLFAQHCSACHRYNGHDGRGMLVMENQQVAPPTAADLGNFASREWMKNVVVDFPGHFAALKNATWYRDAKDAEAKGEEVAYIDPDTSVMADWSDNTAALKSAENAQDLDALAEFLISEAGHAGIDVDETRAARGRELAIDGAWQGTLDGASCLNCHTSIGNDFSPISDEDADDAPTLAKYGSQAWLKDFIRHPNAARHYGARNRMKAYSPEQLSDEDLNLLVRWMTGDYLPTKVDDYPSAVTGAAEE